The Macrobrachium nipponense isolate FS-2020 chromosome 1, ASM1510439v2, whole genome shotgun sequence genome includes a window with the following:
- the LOC135218828 gene encoding craniofacial development protein 2-like, which translates to MSLTRNKNRARLSPRSDPQIHRPNSVDMQGLLHRERVRLKKQARELQVETLNVSTMTGRGWTIADLMKTSRVDILCVQETRWKGNKARELGERYKMFYSGANKEGRNGVGIILSSEKKEIVEVNRRNDRIIWVRLMVENCTVNIFSAYAPQIGCSDEEKDHFWSDLEEEMEKVPADERCLVGGDLNGHVGQNNHVISRIHGGYGYDERNAEGERIVDFAVSKDMVLANTFFTKRQEHTVTYKSGGRSSQIDYLMYKCATSFSSDGLGYGN; encoded by the coding sequence ATGAGTCTTACAAGGAATAAGAATAGGGCTAGGTTGTCACCCAGAAGTGACCCACAgatacatcgccctaactctgtggacaTGCAAGGGCTACTGCATCGGGAGCGAGTGCGGCTAAAGAAGCAAGCTCGAGAACTACAAGTAGAAACATTAAATGTTAGTACAATGACAGGAAGAGGGTGGACAATAGCTGACCTTATGAAAACAAGTCGAGTAGATATTCTCTGTGTACAGGAGACAAGATGGAAAGGTAACAAAGCGAGGGAACTTGGGGAGAGGTATAAGATGTTCTATAGCGGAGCAAATAAAGAAGGCAGGAATGGTGTTGGAATAATTCTGTCAAGTGAAAAGAAGGAAATTGTTGAAGTAAATAGAAGAAATGATAGGATTATTTGGGTCAGGCTGATGGTTGAAAATTGCACTGTTAACATCTTTAGTGCATATGCACCCCAGATAGGATGctcagatgaagagaaagatcACTTCTGGTCGGACTTagaggaggaaatggaaaaggTGCCAGCAGATGAAAGATGCCTTGTTGGGGGAGATCTGAATGGGCACGTAGGCCAGAATAACCATGTGATCAGCCGTATACATGGTGGGTATGGCTATGATGAAAGAAATGCAGAGGGTGAGAGaattgttgattttgctgtgtcaAAGGATATGGTACTGGCGAACACTTTTTTCACCAAGCGGCAAGAACATACAGTTACGTACAAAAGCGGTGGAAGGTCCAGCCAGATAGATTACTTGATGTATAAATGTGCAACATCATTTAGTAGTGATGGACTTGGTTATGGAAATtga
- the LOC135218829 gene encoding uncharacterized protein LOC135218829: MEITLRVAREILGESSGKIFENKETWWFSEKVKDGTKQKREAKKRWEGTQMEEDWMAYKEANKLAKKTVAIAKDRAYDQLYKKLDTKEGQGKIFKLAHMRNKNTKDITHIRQIKDKDGNILRNERDIIRWEEYFEALLNEENERFLRGDGHTNCGPVTEITKA; encoded by the coding sequence ATGGAAATAACACTGAGGGTTGCTAGAGAAATATTGGGTGAGAGTAGTGGCAAGATATTCGAAAATAAGGAAACGTGGTGGTTCAGTGAAAAAGTGAAGGatggaacaaagcaaaagagagaagcaaagaaaaggtgggaggggacccaaatggaagaggactggatggcctataaggaagcaaataaattagcaaagaaaactGTAGCAATCGCTAAGGATAGAGCATATGATCAGCTTTACAAAAAGCTAGATACCAAGGAAGGGCAAGGAAAGATCTTTAAACTAGCACACATGAGAAATAAGAATACCAAGGATATAACACACATAAGACAGATTAAGGATAAGGATGGAAATAtactgagaaatgagagagacataataagatgggaagaatattttgaggccttattgaatgaagaaaatgaaagatttctaagagGAGACGGACACACAAATTGTGGaccagtcacagaaataacaaaagcttag